The following coding sequences are from one Triticum aestivum cultivar Chinese Spring chromosome 5A, IWGSC CS RefSeq v2.1, whole genome shotgun sequence window:
- the LOC123107278 gene encoding uncharacterized protein isoform X2, with translation MVVWRESYLDLILIPLGLLLPALYHAWLWRAVRRRPLTTAFGVYSAARRLWAAGMMRDNDDKKGVLVVQSIRNVIMGSTLMATTSVLFCTGIAAVLSSTYSVKKPLSDAVFGAHGEYMMALNFLINTSCLPLPDAEKDDDGARLVGLQLPAGAVGDYVGEILERSFTLNFVGNRLFYAGVPLLLWIFGPLLAFLSALVMIPILYNLDMVHVAADRGTKEHSSGCVNGKAKGNGCMQV, from the exons ATGGTGGTGTGGAGGGAGAGCTACCTGGACCTCATCCTGATCCCGCTGGGGCTGCTCCTCCCGGCGCTGTACCACGCCTGGCTGTGGCGGGCCGTGCGGCGCCGCCCGCTCACCACGGCCTTCGGGGTCTACTCGGCGGCACGCAGGCTGTGGGCGGCCGGCATGATGCGAGACAACGACGACAAGAAGGGGGTGCTGGTGGTGCAGTCCATCCGGAACGTCATCATGGGGTCCACGCTCATGGCCACCACCTCGGTGCTCTTCTGCACCGGCATCGCCGCCGTGCTCAGCAGCACCTACTCCGTCAAGAAGCCGCTGAGCGACGCCGTGTTCGGCGCGCACGGGGAGTACATGATGGCGCTCAA CTTCCTCATCAACACCTCCTGCCTCCCCCTCCCCGACGCCGAAAAGGACGACGACGGCGCCCGCCTGGTCGGCCTGCAGCTGCCGGCCGGCGCCGTGGGCGACTACGTGGGCGAGATCCTCGAGAGGAGCTTCACGCTCAACTTCGTGGGCAACAGGCTCTTCTACGCCGGGGTGCCCCTCCTGCTCTGGATCTTCGGCCCGCTGCTCGCCTTCCTCTCCGCCCTGGTCATGATCCCCATACTCTACAACCTCGACATGGTGCACGTCGCCGCCGACAGAGGAACGAAGGAGCACAGCAGCGGCTGCGTCAACGGCAAGGCGAAGGGGAATGGCTGCATGCAAGTCTGA
- the LOC123107278 gene encoding uncharacterized protein isoform X1, translating to MVVWRESYLDLILIPLGLLLPALYHAWLWRAVRRRPLTTAFGVYSAARRLWAAGMMRDNDDKKGVLVVQSIRNVIMGSTLMATTSVLFCTGIAAVLSSTYSVKKPLSDAVFGAHGEYMMALKYVALLLVFLFSFLCHTLTICFLNQASFLINTSCLPLPDAEKDDDGARLVGLQLPAGAVGDYVGEILERSFTLNFVGNRLFYAGVPLLLWIFGPLLAFLSALVMIPILYNLDMVHVAADRGTKEHSSGCVNGKAKGNGCMQV from the coding sequence ATGGTGGTGTGGAGGGAGAGCTACCTGGACCTCATCCTGATCCCGCTGGGGCTGCTCCTCCCGGCGCTGTACCACGCCTGGCTGTGGCGGGCCGTGCGGCGCCGCCCGCTCACCACGGCCTTCGGGGTCTACTCGGCGGCACGCAGGCTGTGGGCGGCCGGCATGATGCGAGACAACGACGACAAGAAGGGGGTGCTGGTGGTGCAGTCCATCCGGAACGTCATCATGGGGTCCACGCTCATGGCCACCACCTCGGTGCTCTTCTGCACCGGCATCGCCGCCGTGCTCAGCAGCACCTACTCCGTCAAGAAGCCGCTGAGCGACGCCGTGTTCGGCGCGCACGGGGAGTACATGATGGCGCTCAAGTACGTGGCGCTGCTGctcgtcttcctcttctccttcctctgccacaCCCTCACCATCTGCTTCCTCAACCAAGCCAGCTTCCTCATCAACACCTCCTGCCTCCCCCTCCCCGACGCCGAAAAGGACGACGACGGCGCCCGCCTGGTCGGCCTGCAGCTGCCGGCCGGCGCCGTGGGCGACTACGTGGGCGAGATCCTCGAGAGGAGCTTCACGCTCAACTTCGTGGGCAACAGGCTCTTCTACGCCGGGGTGCCCCTCCTGCTCTGGATCTTCGGCCCGCTGCTCGCCTTCCTCTCCGCCCTGGTCATGATCCCCATACTCTACAACCTCGACATGGTGCACGTCGCCGCCGACAGAGGAACGAAGGAGCACAGCAGCGGCTGCGTCAACGGCAAGGCGAAGGGGAATGGCTGCATGCAAGTCTGA